From Microbacterium sp. YJN-G, a single genomic window includes:
- a CDS encoding flagellar biosynthesis protein FlhA, whose translation MRGMLNRIAVPIAVVGIIMLLVVPVPPLLLDVLIILNILFALVILLTTMFIRKPLDFSVFPSLLLVATLFRLGLNVASTRLVLGEAYAGQVIEAFGHIAVGGSLIIGAVVFLILVVIQFVVVTKGAERVAEVGARFTLDAMPGKQMAIDADLNAGLITDAQARERRAEVAAEADFYGAMDGASKFVKGDAIAGLVIIIINVIGGIAIGMVQHEMAIDEAVSTYSLLTIGDGLVTQIPALLMAVSTGMIVTRSNAETEMGSESFAQLGQSVTALNIAGCAAIVMSFIPGMPMLTFIAIGGLLILAAQRIKANQKDAAAEAAAAEAASPDAPSGDSNEDLMERMRVHSLEILLASDVVDLVTGGPDDLLARVRSLRRRIALDLGLIVPPVRTRDSVELPPSTYVIRIAGVEAARGVVPPGRMLALGSGLDSLPGAAVHDPVFGLEGKWIPVEMRHSAELAGATTVDRASVVITHLSSVIHAGAARLLSREDVRQLTDALKQVSPSAVEELTPALLSLAEIQRVLQGLLAERVPINDLSRIYEALALRAKTSTDPEGLIEAARAALGPAIAARFAEGGTLRVIMINPLLEQAMLESLRMGDDGPQIVFDPHRMEAVVESVRQAVAAASAGDGGEPVLVCAPSLRSAVRRMVSAQTDGLPVLSYTEATGAFGIETVGVVRDGAQQAVSGLVPADQ comes from the coding sequence ATGCGCGGAATGCTGAACAGGATCGCGGTGCCGATCGCCGTGGTGGGCATCATCATGCTGCTCGTGGTGCCGGTGCCGCCGCTGCTGCTGGACGTGCTGATCATCCTGAACATCCTGTTCGCGCTGGTCATCCTGCTGACGACGATGTTCATCCGCAAGCCGCTGGACTTCTCGGTCTTCCCGTCGCTGCTGCTCGTGGCGACGCTGTTCCGGCTCGGCTTGAACGTCGCATCCACCCGTCTCGTGCTGGGTGAGGCGTACGCCGGTCAGGTGATCGAGGCGTTCGGCCACATCGCCGTCGGCGGGTCGCTCATCATCGGCGCGGTGGTATTCCTCATCCTCGTGGTGATCCAGTTCGTCGTGGTCACCAAGGGCGCCGAGCGCGTCGCCGAGGTCGGCGCGCGCTTCACCCTCGACGCCATGCCCGGCAAGCAGATGGCCATCGACGCAGACCTCAACGCCGGCCTCATCACCGACGCGCAGGCGCGCGAGCGCCGTGCGGAGGTGGCCGCCGAGGCCGACTTCTACGGCGCCATGGACGGTGCCTCGAAGTTCGTCAAGGGCGACGCGATCGCGGGCCTGGTGATCATCATCATCAACGTCATCGGCGGCATCGCCATCGGCATGGTGCAGCACGAGATGGCCATCGACGAGGCGGTCAGCACCTACAGCCTGCTGACGATCGGCGACGGCCTGGTCACCCAGATCCCGGCGCTGCTGATGGCCGTGTCGACGGGCATGATCGTCACCCGCTCGAACGCCGAGACCGAGATGGGCAGCGAGTCGTTCGCGCAGCTGGGCCAGTCGGTGACGGCGCTGAACATCGCCGGCTGCGCGGCGATCGTCATGTCGTTCATCCCCGGCATGCCGATGCTCACCTTCATCGCCATCGGCGGGCTGCTGATCCTCGCCGCCCAGCGGATCAAGGCGAACCAGAAGGATGCCGCGGCGGAGGCCGCCGCCGCCGAGGCCGCATCGCCCGACGCCCCGTCGGGCGACAGCAACGAAGATCTCATGGAGCGGATGCGGGTGCACTCGCTGGAGATCTTGCTCGCCTCCGACGTCGTCGACCTCGTCACCGGCGGGCCCGACGACCTGCTCGCCCGGGTGCGGTCGCTGCGCCGCCGCATCGCGCTGGACCTCGGCCTGATCGTGCCGCCCGTGCGCACCCGCGACAGCGTGGAGCTGCCGCCCTCGACCTATGTCATCCGCATCGCCGGCGTCGAGGCCGCACGCGGCGTCGTGCCGCCGGGAAGGATGCTGGCCCTCGGCTCGGGCCTGGACTCGCTGCCGGGAGCCGCCGTGCACGACCCGGTCTTCGGTCTGGAGGGCAAGTGGATCCCGGTGGAGATGCGGCACAGCGCCGAACTCGCCGGGGCGACCACCGTCGACCGGGCGAGCGTGGTCATCACGCACCTGTCGAGCGTGATCCACGCGGGCGCCGCACGGCTGCTCAGCCGCGAGGATGTGCGTCAGCTCACCGACGCGCTCAAGCAGGTCTCGCCCTCGGCGGTGGAGGAGCTCACGCCAGCACTGCTGTCGCTGGCCGAGATCCAGCGGGTGCTGCAGGGGCTGCTGGCCGAGCGGGTGCCGATCAACGACCTCAGCCGCATCTACGAGGCGCTCGCGCTGCGCGCGAAGACGTCGACCGACCCCGAGGGGCTCATCGAGGCCGCCCGTGCCGCGCTCGGCCCCGCCATCGCGGCGCGGTTCGCCGAGGGCGGCACGCTGCGCGTGATCATGATCAACCCGCTGCTCGAGCAGGCGATGCTCGAGAGCCTGCGGATGGGCGACGATGGCCCGCAGATCGTCTTCGACCCGCACCGCATGGAGGCGGTCGTCGAGTCGGTGCGCCAGGCCGTTGCCGCGGCATCCGCCGGTGACGGAGGCGAGCCGGTGCTCGTGTGCGCGCCGTCGCTGCGCTCGGCCGTGCGACGCATGGTGTCGGCGCAGACCGACGGGCTGCCCGTGCTGTCGTACACCGAGGCCACCGGGGCGTTCGGGATCGAGACCGTCGGAGTCGTCCGCGACGGCGCGCAGCAGGCGGTCAGCGGTCTCGTGCCGGCAGACCAGTAG
- a CDS encoding flagellar biosynthesis protein FlhB, which translates to MSDSGERSEKATEKHLREARQKGRLSRSQDLTAWLGIMAAAITMPAAVSAGASAGTEQLITLSSVMRDPSPAAALGVLGLGLGSIMPTLGTLLTAVVVVTLVGAVVQGGVRMRKLSGRYEQFNLVSGMKRIFGLQALWEGAKALLKTGAIALALWAVIATLVPVLSVAGAHSVSRLLTIAADGTAALLQVAIAVGLGLAAIDVFVVMRRNTKHTRMTKREVRDENKNSEGDPLIRQQRRSRQLAMSRNRMIAAVSGSDVVLVNPTHVAVALRYDVGRSAPKVVAKGKGVIAERIRDRAKEAGVPMVRDIPLARALHAACELGQEIPEELYTAVARVLVFVDMLRRRGSARGIHSLPVPSAAGAAAG; encoded by the coding sequence ATGAGCGACAGCGGTGAGCGCAGCGAGAAAGCCACCGAGAAGCACCTGCGCGAAGCGCGGCAGAAGGGCCGGCTCTCGCGCAGCCAGGACCTCACCGCGTGGCTGGGGATCATGGCCGCGGCGATCACCATGCCCGCGGCGGTCTCGGCCGGCGCCTCGGCCGGCACCGAGCAGCTGATCACGCTCTCGTCGGTGATGCGCGACCCGTCGCCGGCCGCCGCGCTCGGCGTGCTCGGCCTGGGACTCGGCTCGATCATGCCGACCCTGGGCACGCTGCTGACAGCCGTCGTCGTGGTCACCCTGGTCGGCGCGGTCGTGCAGGGCGGCGTGCGGATGCGCAAGCTGTCGGGCCGCTACGAGCAGTTCAATCTCGTCTCGGGCATGAAGCGCATCTTCGGGCTGCAGGCGCTGTGGGAGGGCGCGAAGGCACTGCTGAAGACGGGGGCGATCGCCCTGGCGCTGTGGGCCGTGATCGCCACCCTGGTTCCCGTGCTCTCGGTCGCCGGGGCGCACTCGGTCTCGCGGCTGCTGACCATCGCCGCCGACGGCACGGCCGCCCTGCTGCAGGTCGCGATCGCGGTGGGACTGGGGCTGGCGGCCATCGACGTCTTCGTCGTGATGCGCCGCAACACCAAGCACACCCGCATGACCAAGCGCGAGGTGCGCGACGAGAACAAGAACTCCGAGGGCGACCCGCTCATCCGCCAGCAGCGTCGCTCGCGGCAGCTGGCGATGAGCCGCAACCGCATGATCGCGGCGGTCTCGGGATCGGACGTCGTGCTCGTGAACCCCACCCACGTCGCGGTGGCTCTGCGCTACGACGTCGGCCGGTCGGCCCCGAAGGTCGTCGCGAAGGGCAAGGGCGTCATCGCCGAGCGCATCCGCGACCGCGCCAAGGAGGCCGGGGTGCCGATGGTGCGCGACATCCCGCTCGCCCGCGCGCTGCACGCCGCCTGCGAGCTGGGGCAGGAGATCCCCGAAGAGCTGTACACCGCCGTCGCCCGGGTGCTGGTGTTCGTCGACATGCTGCGCCGGCGCGGGTCCGCGCGCGGCATCCATTCCCTGCCCGTGCCGAGCGCAGCGGGGGCGGCGGCCGGATGA
- a CDS encoding flagellar biosynthetic protein FliR, translated as MFIPIDFAWIEATMLAGVRVTAFVMIAPPFSYGAIPVRIKAMLAVAVALALSGTVTPGYESLGTAAFFGALTLQVLTGALLGFLVMLCFSAVQGAGSLIDVFGGFQLAQAFDPHSQINGAQFTRLFHLTALALLFASGGYQVVLGGLARSFDVVPIDGVFDLSSPAQLLVDGLVQMFLATVQIAGPLLLVLFLADAGLGLITRVAPALNAFAMGFPIKILLTLVLVGFTFIALPGIVDALTSQALRMMQGVGR; from the coding sequence GTGTTCATCCCGATCGACTTCGCCTGGATCGAGGCGACCATGCTCGCCGGGGTCCGCGTCACCGCGTTCGTGATGATCGCGCCGCCGTTCTCATACGGCGCGATCCCGGTGCGGATCAAGGCGATGCTCGCCGTGGCGGTCGCCCTCGCCCTGTCGGGGACGGTCACCCCCGGCTACGAGAGCCTGGGCACGGCGGCATTCTTCGGCGCGCTCACGCTGCAGGTGCTCACCGGCGCGCTGCTCGGCTTTCTCGTGATGCTGTGCTTCTCGGCGGTGCAGGGCGCGGGAAGCCTGATCGACGTGTTCGGCGGGTTCCAGCTCGCGCAGGCCTTCGACCCGCACTCGCAGATCAACGGCGCCCAGTTCACCCGGCTGTTCCACCTCACCGCGCTCGCCCTGCTGTTCGCCTCGGGCGGCTATCAGGTGGTGCTGGGCGGGCTGGCGCGCAGCTTCGACGTCGTGCCGATCGACGGCGTGTTCGACCTGTCGTCGCCGGCGCAGCTGCTGGTCGACGGCCTGGTGCAGATGTTCCTCGCGACCGTGCAGATCGCCGGTCCCCTGCTGCTCGTGCTGTTCCTCGCCGACGCCGGACTCGGTCTGATCACCCGCGTCGCCCCGGCGCTGAACGCCTTCGCGATGGGCTTCCCGATCAAGATCCTGCTCACCCTGGTGCTCGTCGGCTTCACGTTCATCGCCCTGCCGGGCATCGTCGACGCCCTCACCTCGCAGGCCCTGAGGATGATGCAGGGGGTGGGGCGATGA
- the fliQ gene encoding flagellar biosynthesis protein FliQ yields MSPEAVLDIGTQGLIIAAKLAAPLLVTALVVGFAISLLQSITQVQEVTLSFVPKIVAVGIALLIAGNWMISEIVQFTEMMFDRIPMLLSGG; encoded by the coding sequence ATGAGTCCCGAAGCCGTACTCGACATCGGGACGCAGGGCCTGATCATCGCCGCGAAGCTGGCTGCTCCCCTGCTGGTGACCGCGCTCGTGGTCGGGTTCGCCATCTCACTGCTGCAGTCGATCACCCAGGTGCAGGAGGTGACGCTGTCGTTCGTCCCGAAGATCGTCGCGGTCGGCATCGCGCTGCTGATCGCCGGCAACTGGATGATCTCAGAGATCGTGCAGTTCACCGAGATGATGTTCGACCGCATCCCGATGCTGCTGAGCGGCGGCTGA
- the fliP gene encoding flagellar type III secretion system pore protein FliP (The bacterial flagellar biogenesis protein FliP forms a type III secretion system (T3SS)-type pore required for flagellar assembly.) — protein MIRPAARGARGILLFICGLLLAGAAALGSGASAQAAGAGVAGAQAAATTASAATASADLTIPAAVTDPEDPEAPIPPTEPEGEGITIDINGVDGTPSTSILTLLGITVLSIAPALLLMMSSFTKIFVVLAMTRNALSLPTIPPNQVLAGLALFLSLFIMWPVLTDINEVAVQPYIDGSITFAQAFDLGQPPLRDWMLRYTREEDLALMTRIASLPNPDDPQSVPMHTLIPAFMISELRAAFIIGFVIFVPFLVIDLVVAAALMSMGMMMLPPVMISLPFKILLFILVDGWGLIVRTLLESYGGVG, from the coding sequence ATGATCCGGCCGGCAGCGCGGGGGGCGCGCGGCATCCTCCTGTTCATCTGCGGTCTGCTGCTCGCCGGCGCCGCAGCGCTCGGCTCCGGTGCGAGCGCACAGGCGGCAGGGGCCGGTGTGGCCGGCGCGCAGGCGGCCGCGACAACAGCATCCGCCGCCACGGCATCCGCAGATCTGACCATCCCCGCCGCCGTCACCGACCCCGAGGACCCCGAGGCTCCGATCCCTCCGACCGAGCCGGAGGGCGAGGGGATCACGATCGACATCAATGGCGTCGACGGGACGCCGTCGACGTCGATCCTCACGCTGCTGGGCATCACGGTGCTCTCGATCGCACCCGCGCTGCTGCTGATGATGTCGTCGTTCACGAAGATCTTCGTGGTGCTGGCGATGACCCGCAACGCGCTGTCGCTGCCGACCATCCCGCCGAACCAGGTGCTCGCCGGGCTCGCCCTGTTCCTGTCGCTGTTCATCATGTGGCCGGTGCTCACCGACATCAACGAGGTCGCGGTGCAGCCGTACATCGACGGGTCGATCACGTTCGCGCAGGCGTTCGATCTCGGCCAGCCGCCGCTGCGGGACTGGATGCTGCGCTACACCCGCGAAGAGGACCTCGCGCTGATGACGCGCATCGCGTCTCTGCCGAACCCCGACGACCCGCAGAGCGTGCCGATGCACACGCTCATCCCGGCGTTCATGATCTCGGAGCTGCGGGCCGCGTTCATCATCGGGTTCGTCATCTTCGTGCCGTTCCTCGTGATCGACCTCGTGGTCGCCGCGGCGCTGATGTCGATGGGCATGATGATGCTTCCGCCCGTGATGATCTCGCTGCCGTTCAAGATCCTGCTGTTCATCCTCGTCGACGGCTGGGGGCTCATCGTGCGCACCCTGCTGGAGAGTTATGGAGGTGTCGGATGA
- the fliO gene encoding flagellar biosynthetic protein FliO, translating to MDELLLLLRVALSLAAVLGLLWYVQRRVGKRMTQRRDEAEVTVVSRRSLGAKAQLVIVETDDRRYVLGVTEHGVNLLDSLPAGHVTHPVLHSTPASAAPEIVPAGSDAVARDADAAGQAAPSSRGEFERLLAAEAAASADQPSLRRHRRTRRADPLRGSILSPETWRQTAEFLRRTR from the coding sequence CTGGACGAGCTGCTCCTGCTGCTGCGCGTCGCCCTCTCGCTGGCGGCGGTGCTCGGGCTGCTCTGGTATGTACAGCGCCGGGTCGGCAAACGGATGACGCAGCGCCGCGACGAGGCCGAGGTCACGGTCGTGAGCCGTCGCTCGCTGGGTGCCAAGGCGCAGCTCGTGATCGTCGAGACCGACGACCGCCGGTACGTGCTCGGCGTCACCGAGCACGGCGTGAACCTGCTCGACAGCCTGCCCGCCGGACACGTCACGCACCCCGTGCTGCACTCGACGCCGGCATCCGCCGCCCCCGAGATCGTTCCGGCGGGATCGGATGCCGTCGCACGCGACGCGGATGCCGCGGGCCAGGCGGCCCCGTCGTCGCGCGGCGAGTTCGAGCGGCTGCTCGCGGCCGAGGCTGCGGCATCCGCGGACCAGCCGTCGCTGCGACGCCACCGCCGCACCCGTCGAGCCGACCCGCTGCGCGGGTCGATCCTCTCCCCCGAGACCTGGCGGCAGACCGCCGAGTTCCTGCGACGCACGCGATGA
- the fliN gene encoding flagellar motor switch protein FliN, with product MTTTIAFESAVAAAFAARLPTAAPTTAVASQASGDTGDAVIVTYVGEASAQIAVQILEPDALIDGLADAALTDRLQGPLESAAGALGAGRLDAVTAGDASAVFSHPATQLFDLQDDTGRTIGRIAVRITHSPQSAPAASRRLQRIAGVEMDLTVEIGRTRMAVRDVLDLEPGRIVELDRSAGAPADVLLNGRVIAHGEIVVVDQDYAVRITRILENAEV from the coding sequence GTGACCACCACCATCGCCTTCGAATCCGCCGTGGCCGCCGCCTTCGCGGCACGGCTGCCCACCGCCGCGCCGACCACGGCCGTCGCGTCGCAGGCGTCGGGCGACACCGGGGATGCCGTGATCGTCACATACGTCGGCGAGGCCAGCGCCCAGATCGCCGTGCAGATCCTCGAGCCCGACGCGCTCATCGACGGGCTGGCGGATGCCGCTCTCACCGACCGCCTGCAGGGTCCGCTGGAGTCGGCGGCAGGCGCCCTGGGCGCCGGACGGCTGGACGCCGTGACCGCGGGCGACGCCTCGGCGGTGTTCTCGCACCCGGCGACGCAGCTGTTCGATCTGCAGGACGACACCGGACGCACGATCGGCCGGATCGCCGTGCGCATCACGCACAGCCCGCAGTCGGCACCTGCCGCCTCGCGTCGCCTGCAGCGCATCGCCGGCGTCGAGATGGACCTGACGGTCGAGATCGGCCGCACTCGCATGGCCGTGCGTGACGTGCTCGACCTCGAGCCCGGCCGCATCGTCGAGCTCGACCGCTCGGCCGGCGCACCGGCCGACGTGCTGCTGAACGGCCGGGTCATCGCGCACGGCGAGATCGTCGTGGTCGACCAGGACTACGCGGTGCGCATCACCCGGATCCTCGAGAACGCCGAGGTCTGA
- a CDS encoding flagellar motor switch protein FliM, translated as MVIEDSARSDVRGGAEVELYDFGRSTTLSREHARVLEMSFETFSRQWGSQLSARTHGRAHVAVESVAMQTYDEYGRTLPPATTLVVCAIPGTDARAVIQFPASLATAWVVQMVGGRAVDTTEGRPLTHIEQALVRSVMTDAVEHLTHSLDGLLPEGITIAGIQHSSQFTQVAAANEPVIVAHFSILSGGRPLEASIMLPATVILQSFTAGATGPADGAEAGVIDRHVEYTPIELALRLAPRTVRPHEVLDLAVGDLLTFPHAADRPLDLMVGDHSVATAAVGASGARLACIVTSTNAATAPAQETP; from the coding sequence GTGGTGATCGAGGACAGCGCGCGTTCAGACGTGCGCGGCGGAGCCGAAGTCGAACTGTACGATTTCGGCCGTTCGACGACCCTGTCGCGCGAGCACGCCCGCGTGCTGGAGATGTCGTTCGAGACGTTCTCGCGCCAGTGGGGTTCGCAGCTGTCCGCCCGCACGCACGGCCGCGCGCATGTGGCCGTCGAGTCGGTGGCGATGCAGACCTACGACGAGTACGGTCGCACGCTCCCCCCGGCCACGACGCTCGTGGTGTGCGCGATCCCCGGCACCGACGCGCGCGCGGTCATCCAGTTCCCCGCGTCGCTGGCGACCGCCTGGGTCGTGCAGATGGTCGGTGGCCGGGCGGTCGACACCACGGAGGGCCGCCCGCTCACCCACATCGAGCAGGCGCTGGTGCGCTCGGTGATGACGGATGCCGTGGAGCATCTCACCCATTCATTGGACGGTCTGCTGCCCGAGGGCATCACGATCGCCGGCATCCAGCACAGCTCGCAGTTCACCCAGGTGGCCGCCGCGAACGAGCCGGTGATCGTCGCGCACTTCTCGATCCTCTCCGGCGGGCGCCCGCTGGAGGCGAGCATCATGCTGCCCGCGACGGTGATCCTGCAGTCGTTCACCGCCGGCGCCACCGGCCCCGCCGACGGCGCCGAGGCCGGTGTGATCGACCGTCACGTCGAGTACACGCCGATCGAGCTGGCGCTGCGGCTGGCGCCGCGCACCGTGCGCCCGCACGAGGTGCTCGACCTCGCCGTCGGCGATCTGCTCACCTTCCCGCATGCCGCGGACCGCCCGCTGGATCTGATGGTCGGCGACCACTCGGTCGCGACCGCCGCGGTCGGCGCCAGCGGCGCCCGCCTCGCCTGCATCGTCACCTCGACGAACGCCGCCACCGCCCCCGCTCAGGAGACTCCGTGA
- a CDS encoding flagellar motor protein MotB: MSIRRRRRVEPEGHSGPDERWMASYLDMVTVLMCMFIVLFAMSSVDQQKFDALRSSLATGFGQEESERIDVSEGVIVPAELVDEDGEAFADVELSAAQKEFDNLSALRERLRTALEQNGLGDKATFTIDARGLTVSLVSAETFFATNSTALSDVAVRIIDALGAVLVTVPNEISVEGHADNRQSAAPFATNWELSSARATQVLRRLVEADGINPAAIKSVGFGDARPIAEGRSKEALAKNRRVDVVILSDAEEEVRQLLPGLQASSPVR; the protein is encoded by the coding sequence ATGAGCATCCGCCGGCGCCGTCGCGTCGAACCCGAGGGGCACAGCGGCCCCGACGAGCGGTGGATGGCATCGTACCTCGACATGGTCACGGTGCTCATGTGCATGTTCATCGTGCTGTTCGCCATGTCATCCGTCGACCAGCAGAAGTTCGACGCGCTGCGTTCGTCGCTGGCGACCGGCTTCGGTCAGGAGGAGAGCGAGCGCATCGACGTCTCCGAGGGCGTGATCGTGCCCGCCGAGCTGGTCGACGAGGACGGCGAGGCCTTCGCCGACGTCGAGCTGAGCGCCGCGCAGAAGGAGTTCGACAACCTCTCGGCCCTGCGCGAGCGCCTGCGCACCGCGCTCGAGCAGAACGGCTTGGGCGACAAGGCGACGTTCACGATCGACGCGCGCGGGCTGACGGTCAGCCTGGTCAGCGCCGAGACCTTCTTCGCCACGAACAGCACCGCGCTCAGCGACGTCGCGGTGCGCATCATCGATGCGCTCGGAGCCGTGCTCGTGACGGTGCCGAATGAGATCTCCGTCGAAGGGCACGCCGACAACCGCCAGTCGGCCGCCCCGTTCGCGACGAACTGGGAGCTCTCGTCCGCCCGCGCGACCCAGGTGCTGCGGCGTCTGGTCGAGGCGGACGGCATCAACCCGGCCGCGATCAAATCGGTCGGATTCGGCGACGCCAGGCCCATCGCGGAGGGCCGCTCGAAGGAGGCGCTCGCGAAGAACCGCCGCGTCGACGTCGTCATCCTCTCGGATGCCGAGGAGGAGGTGCGCCAGCTGCTTCCGGGTCTGCAGGCGAGCTCACCGGTTCGCTGA
- a CDS encoding motility protein A, which produces MDLGLIVGLALAFGALLAMISMEGASISALLLPAPMVLVFGGTIAVGIASGTLRDAMQAVKSLGRAFRGDRRSPRSVIATVVGYAEKARTEGLLSLEQGVSDEKDPFLRQALQSIADGIDAEDLRVLLEDEIASAAARNRTASRFFMTLGGFAPTVGIIGTVVSLTHVLEKLDKPDTLGPLIAAAFVATLWGLLSANFIWLPIGGRLQRLGELELERMTVLMEGMLAVQAGAAPTFVEERLSALVSDAAKPGKGKSKNKTDKVGSTRDGTPPLAGFGS; this is translated from the coding sequence ATGGATCTCGGACTCATCGTCGGACTCGCCCTCGCGTTCGGCGCCCTGCTGGCGATGATCAGCATGGAGGGTGCCTCGATCTCGGCGCTGCTGCTGCCCGCCCCCATGGTGCTGGTCTTCGGCGGCACGATCGCGGTCGGCATCGCCAGCGGCACGCTGCGCGACGCCATGCAGGCGGTCAAGTCGCTCGGCCGTGCGTTCCGCGGCGACCGCCGCTCGCCCCGCAGCGTGATCGCCACCGTCGTCGGCTACGCCGAGAAGGCGCGCACCGAGGGCCTGCTGTCGCTCGAGCAGGGCGTCTCGGACGAGAAGGACCCGTTCCTGCGCCAGGCACTGCAGAGCATCGCCGACGGCATCGACGCCGAAGACCTGCGCGTGCTGCTCGAAGACGAGATCGCCTCGGCCGCCGCCCGCAACCGCACGGCCTCGCGTTTCTTCATGACTCTCGGCGGGTTCGCACCCACCGTGGGCATCATCGGCACCGTCGTGTCGCTCACCCACGTGCTCGAGAAGCTCGACAAACCGGACACCCTCGGACCCCTGATCGCCGCCGCCTTCGTCGCCACGCTGTGGGGGCTGCTGTCGGCGAACTTCATCTGGCTGCCGATCGGCGGGCGTCTGCAGCGTCTGGGCGAGCTCGAACTCGAGCGCATGACCGTGCTGATGGAGGGGATGCTGGCCGTGCAGGCCGGCGCCGCGCCCACGTTCGTCGAGGAGCGGCTCAGCGCCCTCGTCTCGGATGCCGCGAAGCCGGGCAAGGGCAAGAGCAAGAACAAGACCGACAAGGTCGGCAGCACCCGTGACGGTACGCCGCCACTGGCCGGGTTCGGATCATGA
- a CDS encoding flagellar FlbD family protein encodes MIVVTRLNRSRFAVNPDLIERVQESPDTTIIMVDGARFVVRETMDELISQIADFRARVLAQATRLSSSTPRWTENS; translated from the coding sequence ATGATCGTCGTCACGCGCCTGAACCGCAGCCGGTTCGCGGTGAACCCTGACCTGATCGAACGCGTGCAGGAGTCACCCGACACGACGATCATCATGGTCGACGGGGCCCGTTTCGTCGTGCGCGAGACCATGGACGAGCTGATCTCGCAGATCGCCGACTTCCGCGCCCGCGTGCTCGCGCAGGCGACGCGCCTCTCCTCCTCCACCCCGCGCTGGACGGAGAACAGCTGA
- a CDS encoding flagellar hook protein FlgE: MLRSLFAGISGLRTHQTMLDVTGNNIANVNTVGFKSSAAQFQDSLSQLVQNSTGPRNDAGGSNPAQVGLGVQLAGIRTNFTTGAPQPTGVPTDLMIAGDGFFMVRAGGETLYTRNGGFSFDAAGRLTTVDGALVQGWTAQDGVITAGQAVGDITLPVGAVVPAVATTGATASGNLPSDAAVGDQLVRDIQVYSADGTASTLRLTFERTGTGWDVSHEGGTPTSLAFVNGVQAGPSSLTTTTGITVDLSAITGYADISSVALTGQDGRQAGTLSSYALTEDGSLMGTFSNGDTQVLARISLAGFTNPGGLEKAGSSQFRPTANSGQATIGQAGDEGLGGIISGVLEMSNVDLSQEFTNLIVAQRGFQANARIITTSDEVLQELTNLKR; this comes from the coding sequence ATGCTCCGTTCGCTCTTCGCCGGCATCTCGGGCCTGCGCACGCACCAGACCATGCTCGACGTCACCGGCAACAACATCGCCAACGTCAACACCGTCGGCTTCAAGTCGTCGGCAGCGCAGTTCCAGGACTCGCTCTCGCAGCTCGTGCAGAACTCCACCGGCCCCCGCAACGACGCCGGCGGCTCGAACCCCGCGCAGGTCGGCCTGGGCGTGCAGCTCGCCGGCATCCGCACCAACTTCACCACCGGCGCACCCCAGCCGACCGGTGTGCCCACCGACCTGATGATCGCCGGCGACGGCTTCTTCATGGTCCGCGCCGGCGGCGAGACGCTCTACACCCGCAACGGCGGGTTCTCGTTCGACGCGGCGGGCCGCCTGACCACGGTCGACGGCGCGCTCGTGCAGGGCTGGACTGCGCAGGACGGCGTGATCACCGCCGGCCAGGCCGTCGGCGACATCACACTGCCGGTCGGCGCGGTCGTGCCAGCCGTCGCCACCACCGGCGCGACCGCGAGCGGCAACCTGCCCTCGGATGCCGCTGTCGGCGACCAGCTCGTGCGCGACATCCAGGTGTACTCGGCCGATGGCACGGCATCCACCCTGCGCCTCACCTTCGAGCGCACCGGCACCGGCTGGGATGTCTCCCACGAGGGCGGCACGCCCACCTCGCTGGCGTTCGTCAACGGCGTGCAGGCCGGCCCGAGCTCGCTGACGACGACCACGGGGATCACCGTCGATCTGTCGGCGATCACCGGGTACGCCGACATCAGCTCGGTCGCCCTGACCGGGCAGGACGGACGCCAGGCCGGCACCCTCAGCTCGTACGCGCTCACCGAGGACGGCAGCCTGATGGGCACGTTCAGCAACGGCGACACGCAGGTGCTGGCCCGCATCTCGCTGGCCGGGTTCACCAACCCCGGCGGACTCGAGAAGGCCGGCTCGTCGCAGTTCCGGCCGACCGCGAACTCGGGTCAGGCCACCATCGGCCAGGCCGGCGACGAGGGCCTGGGTGGCATCATCAGCGGCGTGCTGGAGATGTCGAACGTCGACCTGTCGCAGGAGTTCACGAACCTGATCGTCGCGCAGCGCGGCTTCCAGGCCAACGCCCGCATCATCACGACCAGCGACGAGGTGCTGCAGGAGCTGACCAACCTCAAGCGCTGA